From the genome of Phoenix dactylifera cultivar Barhee BC4 unplaced genomic scaffold, palm_55x_up_171113_PBpolish2nd_filt_p 001748F, whole genome shotgun sequence:
TGTGACTCTGAGAAAGGTGAGCTTTGCATGCAATGTATGTTCAGATCCACCAACAATCTGAAATATTATGGATTATTTAAACCAACATGCAGGTGCCAAGTATAGTTAGACAAAAAATGTACATGTTCAGACTGTATATAAATAAGCGCAAAATTGACGCATATCGAGATGCTAAATGATCAAGGAACTAATgtaaaaatatagaaataaataaaaaatagtacGAGTCTTGCCTTCTTTAGCACCATTCAACTTTCTTCCTTCCTTAAATCAGTCGTCTGTCCGACTGCACAGGTTCCAACTCAACTAACTCTAAACaaattttccaaaaatagaattaatcagGAGAGAACATTATAATGTAATTCAAATTCCAGGAAGAATATTTACTCTACATGTTACAAACCTTGAATTTTAGTTTAACATCAAATATACAGATTCATGATGTCAGGGCATCGAGCTCCATGTGGTTACATAGAAGACTATAAGGTCTTTCGTTGCAATGAGACAGATCAGAAAACTGccttttttcttgaaaatctGATTTTCCAGTTGTTTGGTTCCACAGAAAAATATATGACTGTTTTTTGATAACTGAacatttcattttctttaagaaccttcagaaaatgaaaaatgaaaccAAAGGTCCTACTGAAGAAGTATAATTggggttctttttctttttttaacattGGAACTGGATTTTTTCTTACaaggaaaatattttcttttccttttccacAGGTTCTAGCTAAGCAACCCTAAAATAAAAGGTGGGAAAAAATATGTTTGAAAAATTAGTGGTTCGTACAATTTTTGATACCTTTTATAGCCAATATGTAGAGTTTAAGGACTATATCTTGTGAGTCTCTGTGTCGTAAACTGAAAAATGCTCACAAGgacacacaaacacacaaatATTGCAAATCCATATATGCATTACTTCCAGTCAAAAATGTGGTTGATGACATCATATAGATCAAAAGTGCACCAAAACCATTTTACTGAAAGTTTCCAACCGTTAAGGAAACCTAAAGATGGAATTTGGAAGCAATTAAAAGAAAACCCCATTTAAAGCACAAAAAAGATAACCATCGTCATTAAAGAACTTAGACCATCAAAATTGGCAATTCCACAAGAGGCACCCATAACAGCCTAATACAAGAGTTGCAgaagcaagaaaaaaataatcacCTTGTTGTATAAGTTGGAACTGGCATTTGTACAGCAATCGTGTTAGCAGTGACACTCGGGGAGAAATCAGCACGTATTTTCAGAATAACTTCAGCCTATTCAATCATAGAATAAAATATATCCAGACATATTGAAGTCAAAACTTATTATATTAACTATATTTTTTCAGAAGCATGCCATAACAGCAAAAACCTCAGAGAAGCATGTCTACACCTTTAATGGTCCTGCTTCTTCGATAAATGCATTAACACGAAAAGGAGGCTTGAATTCCTGAGTCATACGATAGTTCATTACAGAAAATTCTCCATCTGGAGGGATCTGTgaccaagaaagaaaagttaAGTTCCTAAATTGGCTGCAAAGATAAAAGAGCAAGCATTGAACAGTGTTGTCCCATTGTGTCAAATCATAAATAGGAGAAGAGGGGTTTGTCAGAATTGAAACTGTTTGCCACAGTCGATGTGTCTTACAGGGAACTCTACTCACCAATGCCAAAGTTCTGTCCATGTCAAAACTGTCAAGATGCACAGATTCATGGAAATTACAATCATCAAGTATCACAAGCCCTCCTCCAGTAGAACTTCTGTAGTCTGTTGAAAAATcaaattcataaaaataatgTGTCATAACCATCAATGAGTTTGCAAAATCCTATTAACTGTAAATTAGCAATATATAAATTTGCATATTTCTAAGTTAAACTGGAACATGCCATTaacgaggaaaaaaaaaattaattaaaaaaaaactactaTTTGGGAACGACACCAGGATTCTATAGCCAGGGTAATTGTATTTCAGATCTTGAATTGATCGGAAATAATTGTCAGTTTTCAGTGAACCACAAAAAGATCAACTAGAGAATTATTGCCTTTGCAGATTTTACTAGCTAGAAGTATCTGTTCTAGTCACAAAAATGAACAGTACCATAACGGACTACCTTTAACAATGGATATTTGTTGAGTCGGTTAAATGATGAAGAATACATGATCACAGTATCAAAGTCATTGccacaagcaaaaaaaaagagacatgACTATGATACTTAGAatctttaaagaaaaagaagtaaaTAAGCATGTGAATCACGAACTATACCATAGACAGAAGCCCCGCTTCTACCAATGCTCAAATCCTCATTAAGAGCTAAACGAATTTCTGGATTTCCACTAAGATAACTTTTCATTTGAATGGTGCCATCAATCTCAGAGGTCAGTATGTAGCCCTGTTTAGAGAAGCAGAGTATCAGGAAACCTGTTGCTAACTAAGAAGATCCAGTTAGAGGTGTCAACAAGGCAAAAGTAAACAAAAAACTGAGCTAATACAACATTCCACATAATAATAAGAAATTTTTTAACAAGAGTAGACAGAAGTAACCAGAAAATTTGAAAGACCGGTATTAAGCATTCAACAACATTAGAACAGAGTATTTAAAAAATCCACAAGACCTCGACTAATTTTGCATTAAATGAATAACTATATGAAGTTCAAATTGTGAGTCTACATACTTGAACTAGCCAAACAAATTGGAAAAATAGCAATAAAAAATCATTGGAGAAAAACAGCTCACTGTAATAAGAATTTTAActtcaataaataaaaaattacttGGCTGTTTAAAATACACCGCATGAACATCTAAATTGGTAATCTAATACTTAACATCTGCATTACATGCACATCACTTCATCAACGATGACTTGTATCCAaggaaattttaaattatttgcaTTCAATGAAAAAATTAACTAAATTGCACAAAGTAAAAGACATATTTACTCACACTAGAGCTGAATGTCACACTTATTTTCTCAATAATATCAACAAATATTTCCTCCCTCTTCTTACCACCAGGCTCATTGGCTACAACAGATTTGGTAACAGCTGTACCTGGCATCCGTTTGGTGCCTTGCTGCAATACCAAATATCAAATGTTAATCactaaatcaaatcaaaatagcTGCAAATGGAAGATGTCATCAGAGCATCTGTCATAGTAGTGCAAAATGACAATATAAGCAAATGATACCATAAACATGGCGGCAGGGCCAAGAGGTGGCATACGTGCAGCATCAACCATTATTGGTTCATTAAACACATACAACTTCAAAACCTCCGTAGATGTTGTTTGTGGATATCCAAAGTCCTAAAAATAGGATTAAATACAAATTAAATGCCACCAGAAATAAATCACCATTCGATTAGTTATCACTTTTAACCATCATAAAATCTCATGGTCAAAGACTAGCAAAAAATAACAACTTACTATGCCTTGTAGAtcacaaaataagaaaaaaaatatataatgtaTTGACAaagcaataaatatttttatgccAAACATAATAGCACAAAATACTTACAATGACTTCATCGAGCAATTCATACACAAGTACAAAATTTTTCCGTAATGAATCTTCATTAAGAACTCCAAGGTAGTCCTTAATGACGCGTGCAATCCTTTGTAAAAGCTCCAAAACAAGTGATGGTGAAACATTAACCCTTGCAGTTGCCACAAAAAACAATCCAGCAACCTTCACGTGAATGTAATTAACACCATCCACATTCTATcaataaaaacaaaagaaatgaaTTGTAAGAGTTCATGATGAAAAGATGAGGTGATGTACAGCTAGATGATATCAGAAAGTAAATGTGCAAAATGTCAACATATAATTGATGGAAAAACATGAGCAGAACAGAACAAGTACAATATAATGCAAGATAATTTATGCATGATATAATGCAACAAAGGATTAAATTGAACAATGGACAGCTAAATATACTAAATTGCACTACTGAGCATAGATCTAAACTCCAACATTGATACCTTTCAATttaattaacaaagaaaaaggaaacccTTCTTATGGACTCAGATTCCATAACCGTGTTGAGTGTACTTTCAAACTTTAACTCCTTGGACTTAACCAAACTTTGATGTTTTCAAGTGGACTTTCAGTGTAGTTATCTTCTTTACTCTGTATATGTAAACTAATTTAAAGATGAAAGAAGATAACCAAAACCCAAGTGATCAACATGAAAGGAAAAAGCTGACAAAGTGTGAATCAGCATCAGACTATGAAAATGACATACTAGATCTTCATAGTCAATATAatcgaaaaaaaatttaattaaatctagATCAGTGATGGAGTGCCCTCCCCCATCCTATCCCCCAAAACAATACACAAACAGAGATAAATGCAAGTGCAAACACAGAAACAAAAAGAGCAAGCAAAATTGTATTTGGCACAAAGCTAAAACAATTTCTATGAACAACACCAGCACATATAGAGGATACAAAATCGCAAGCCACAATGGGAAAGTGCTGCCTAAATGATTCATATACTGAGGGTCAACCTCATGCTGCCTAGATTCCAAAGGGTAAATCTAACTGGGCTTTATGGGTCTTTTCTGCGCTAGATGGATAGAAGTTGAAACATACATTGCAGTACACCATATGCAGGGAGTATACAATTGTTTTGGCCCCATTTGTTGGTGCCCTTCATCCAAAAGTTGAAGTCATTGCAAGGCTTGAACTGAACTGCAGAACCTGTTGTCCCatcacaagattcacaagtgATGGCTCTCTTTTCCCCCAAAATATTTTATGGAACACTTGGTGCCTAGATGGAACCATAGCACTTTGGGGAAATCTAAATCAGCAGCTCCACATGAACAGTTAAAAGTAAGGTACGCCGAACTATCCGATTCACCCCGTACCAAACCGAACCGGTAGGGAACCGGATTAGTTCGCCCTATTTTTTGAAAACTCTCCGAACCGTCCTGACCGCTCTGAACCTGCCTCGAACCAAATGGTTCAGAGCGGAACCAGTGCGAACCCACCTCTTTAAAAAGATTGAATCATGGTTTATTGAACCAAGGTGAACCGCCTGGTTCACCCCATACCGAACTAATAGCCGACCGGCACAGGTCCCAGTATCGGTTCGACGGACCTTAGTTAAaagtttccttcttcttttgtttgggtttttttttttttttttggggggtgggggggggagtTTAAATGCTATCTGAAAAGTGGAATTTCTGCTCTCAACAAGACTGGTATGAGCAGAAGTACCTTGTCACATTTGTCCCTTTGTTTGAGGGCATGATGTCTTCGCTATTTCAATAGCATAAACTCTGCTTGAATAATTCTGATCAATAAAACAACATCTCAAAAGTCAGAAGCTTGTGAGTAAATTTGTGGCTGAAGCAAAAGTGTGAATTCTACTTTAGAGGCAATGTGTCACTACCCAGAACTCTTGATTTTTTTCTCAATTTCTTGAAAAAGCTCTCTTAATTGAAATAGTGTTAATTGTTGATTTAGGGTTTTCGTAAATCCCCATCATGTATG
Proteins encoded in this window:
- the LOC120109036 gene encoding AP-4 complex subunit mu-like, giving the protein MISQFFVLSQRGDNIVFRDYRGEVQKGSAEIFFRKVKFWKGDEGEEAPPVFNVDGVNYIHVKVAGLFFVATARVNVSPSLVLELLQRIARVIKDYLGVLNEDSLRKNFVLVYELLDEVIDFGYPQTTSTEVLKLYVFNEPIMVDAARMPPLGPAAMFMQGTKRMPGTAVTKSVVANEPGGKKREEIFVDIIEKISVTFSSSGYILTSEIDGTIQMKSYLSGNPEIRLALNEDLSIGRSGASVYDYRSSTGGGLVILDDCNFHESVHLDSFDMDRTLALIPPDGEFSVMNYRMTQEFKPPFRVNAFIEEAGPLKAEVILKIRADFSPSVTANTIAVQMPVPTYTTRLLSIQPLFCNTGNLTREAGPVNMNFTIPMYNASRLMVRYLHIAKKSKTYNPYRWVRYVTQANSYVARL